A region from the Hyalangium gracile genome encodes:
- a CDS encoding DUF2621 family protein: protein MIFGLSHVDVPVTNLEAALRLYGGGLGFSERRRGPGFVDLDGSSCLLRLVETRQVEHPVTLRLSVGDVEVVARALTDAGARELYAPMRMEGEFLAQVADADGNALIVWRELSEDERGVVPALPTELTWEPEAEELLKSLLQRVPVFFRAMARRRVTANAEHLASATRRVERLHVIRSYVLSSARVTRYRLRKPLQEHGISPDDFREEFECEERL from the coding sequence ATGATCTTCGGCCTCAGCCACGTGGACGTGCCGGTGACGAACCTGGAGGCGGCGCTGCGGCTGTACGGCGGAGGGCTCGGCTTCTCCGAGCGCCGGCGCGGGCCGGGCTTCGTGGACCTGGATGGAAGCTCCTGCCTGCTGCGCCTGGTGGAGACGCGCCAGGTGGAGCACCCCGTCACGCTGCGGCTGTCGGTGGGGGACGTGGAGGTGGTAGCCCGAGCCCTGACGGACGCGGGGGCCCGGGAGCTGTACGCGCCCATGCGGATGGAGGGTGAGTTCCTGGCGCAGGTAGCGGACGCGGACGGCAACGCCCTCATCGTCTGGCGCGAGCTGAGCGAGGACGAGCGCGGGGTGGTCCCCGCCCTCCCGACGGAGCTCACGTGGGAGCCGGAGGCCGAGGAGCTGCTCAAGTCCCTGCTGCAGCGGGTGCCCGTCTTCTTCCGCGCGATGGCCCGGCGCCGGGTGACGGCCAACGCCGAGCACCTCGCCAGCGCCACCCGCCGCGTCGAGCGGCTGCACGTCATCCGCTCCTACGTGCTCTCCAGCGCCCGCGTCACGCGCTACCGGCTGCGCAAGCCGCTGCAGGAGCACGGCATCTCTCCCGATGACTTTCGCGAGGAGTTCGAGTGCGAGGAGCGGCTGTGA
- a CDS encoding response regulator yields MKSRILIVDDEEDILWSLQNRLVRTMPGVEIQGCTHGRKAMELISQEDFNLVISDVRLPEVSGIELLIHARKRNARLPFIITTAYPTEQMRMDVQRMGSVTYVEKPFELARLASLVNELLEHQRKEGFSGAVSLDTLPDLVQLFCFSSTTGGLRIWHGDQRGAIWFDRGTVVHAEAGTLEGEAAFYEILSWEGGEFAMERNAAPPKRTLAESATGLLMEAQRRIDEARRAPSLTAGGAPPDEWADFTEAPVAAPPVEQVASSEPPPARPESVEPRVAEALLAEALPRVSGMAGFVSLSMLHVRGAREGEPSGPQRDAAVRAFSEALAAAEQLATQEERLEEMLITAEHHHLFLAARGTHGGFFHLVMERSAGNVWLARLTLKEAGPHAQASQDPAGGSR; encoded by the coding sequence ATGAAGTCCCGAATCCTCATCGTCGACGATGAAGAGGACATCCTCTGGAGCCTCCAGAACCGTCTGGTGCGCACCATGCCCGGCGTGGAGATCCAGGGCTGCACCCACGGCCGGAAGGCGATGGAGCTGATCTCCCAGGAGGACTTCAACCTGGTCATCAGCGACGTGCGGCTGCCGGAGGTCTCCGGCATCGAGCTGCTCATCCACGCGCGCAAGCGGAACGCGCGGCTGCCCTTCATCATCACCACCGCCTACCCCACCGAGCAGATGCGGATGGACGTGCAGCGGATGGGCTCGGTGACCTACGTGGAGAAGCCGTTCGAGCTGGCGCGGCTGGCGTCGCTCGTCAACGAGCTGCTGGAGCACCAGCGCAAGGAGGGGTTCTCGGGAGCCGTGTCGCTCGACACGCTGCCGGACCTCGTCCAGCTCTTCTGCTTCTCCAGCACCACCGGAGGCCTGCGCATCTGGCACGGCGACCAGCGCGGCGCCATCTGGTTCGACCGGGGCACCGTCGTCCACGCCGAGGCCGGCACCCTCGAGGGCGAGGCCGCCTTCTATGAAATCCTCTCGTGGGAGGGCGGCGAGTTCGCGATGGAGCGCAACGCCGCGCCTCCGAAGCGCACGCTGGCCGAGAGCGCCACCGGGCTCCTGATGGAGGCCCAGCGCCGCATCGACGAGGCCCGGCGCGCTCCCTCGCTCACGGCCGGCGGCGCTCCCCCGGACGAGTGGGCCGACTTCACCGAGGCCCCCGTGGCGGCGCCCCCCGTGGAGCAGGTGGCGAGCTCGGAGCCACCACCGGCCAGGCCGGAGAGCGTGGAGCCGCGCGTGGCAGAGGCGCTGCTGGCGGAGGCGCTCCCTCGCGTGAGCGGCATGGCGGGCTTCGTGAGCCTGTCGATGCTGCACGTGCGCGGCGCGCGAGAGGGTGAGCCCAGCGGGCCGCAGCGGGATGCCGCCGTCCGGGCGTTCAGCGAGGCCCTCGCCGCCGCGGAGCAGCTGGCGACGCAGGAGGAGCGGCTCGAGGAGATGCTCATCACCGCCGAGCACCACCACCTCTTCCTCGCGGCGCGAGGGACTCACGGTGGCTTCTTCCACCTGGTGATGGAGCGCTCCGCCGGCAACGTCTGGCTGGCGCGACTCACGTTGAAGGAAGCAGGGCCTCACGCCCAGGCCTCGCAGGATCCCGCGGGAGGAAGTCGATGA
- a CDS encoding phosphatase domain-containing putative toxin has protein sequence MAESRDEQASSGADTVLSLRRFGVSFGLKVVLAEVDLEVPARGVGVLLGPGGAGKSTLLRTVAGLNDMQPELAVWGSISYQGAPLSPSHRPFLILQKARLLGSTVRENVISALPHRDRLTPGQQREFIVELLTRHGLPELAQAQERGVLELPLGVQRRLLIIRALCASPALLMADEPTTGLSEQDAQAVLELLRLQGQERAVLVALHHQGHARAVGQWCALLAGGRIQEVAPTHDFFSAPRSRAARSFVDTGSCSVPSPDAQPADLSPDEAPPPPLPPQARDATVAASRGPRGFCWLLPGLLGGTPRPGIVSSLEEDLQALTRVGIQVLMGLEEEQHFQVLPELGIDYLRFPIPDMRAPSLEEARRFCQEVDRRLAARQPVAVHCRAGLGRTGTMLVAYLVWKGHAAREALEQARGINPRWVQSEDQLRFITEFESWLKA, from the coding sequence ATGGCGGAATCGCGCGACGAGCAGGCGAGCAGCGGAGCCGACACGGTGCTGTCTCTGCGCCGCTTCGGCGTGTCCTTCGGCTTGAAGGTGGTGCTGGCGGAGGTCGACCTGGAGGTGCCGGCGCGAGGCGTCGGGGTGCTCCTGGGGCCTGGCGGGGCGGGCAAGTCCACGCTGCTGCGCACCGTGGCGGGCCTCAATGACATGCAGCCAGAGCTGGCGGTGTGGGGCAGCATCTCCTATCAGGGCGCGCCGCTGTCCCCGAGCCACCGTCCCTTCCTCATCCTCCAGAAGGCCCGCCTGCTCGGCTCCACCGTGCGCGAGAACGTCATCTCGGCGCTCCCCCACCGGGATCGGCTCACGCCCGGGCAGCAGCGGGAGTTCATCGTCGAGCTGCTCACCCGCCACGGTCTGCCGGAGCTCGCCCAGGCCCAGGAGCGCGGCGTGCTGGAGCTGCCCCTGGGCGTCCAGCGCCGGCTGCTGATCATCCGCGCGCTGTGCGCCTCACCAGCGCTGCTCATGGCGGACGAGCCCACCACCGGCCTGTCCGAGCAGGATGCGCAGGCGGTGCTGGAGCTGCTGCGGCTCCAGGGCCAGGAGCGCGCCGTGCTGGTGGCGCTGCACCACCAGGGCCACGCCCGGGCCGTGGGACAGTGGTGTGCCCTGCTGGCCGGCGGGCGCATCCAGGAAGTGGCGCCCACGCACGACTTCTTCTCGGCGCCTCGGAGCAGGGCCGCGCGCAGCTTCGTGGACACCGGCAGCTGCTCGGTCCCCAGCCCGGATGCGCAGCCCGCGGACCTCTCTCCCGATGAGGCTCCGCCGCCCCCTCTGCCCCCGCAGGCCCGCGACGCGACGGTGGCGGCCTCGCGCGGTCCCCGAGGCTTCTGCTGGCTGCTGCCCGGCCTGCTGGGAGGCACACCCCGTCCCGGCATCGTGTCCTCGCTGGAGGAGGACCTCCAGGCGCTCACCCGGGTGGGCATCCAGGTGCTCATGGGGCTCGAGGAGGAGCAGCACTTCCAGGTCCTCCCCGAGCTGGGCATCGACTACCTGCGCTTCCCCATCCCAGACATGCGCGCGCCCTCCTTGGAGGAGGCCCGACGGTTCTGCCAGGAGGTCGATCGACGGCTGGCCGCACGCCAGCCCGTGGCGGTGCACTGCCGCGCGGGGCTCGGCCGCACGGGCACCATGCTGGTGGCCTACCTGGTCTGGAAGGGGCACGCGGCCCGCGAAGCGCTCGAGCAGGCTCGCGGCATCAACCCGCGCTGGGTGCAGTCCGAGGATCAGCTCCGGTTCATCACCGAGTTCGAGTCGTGGCTGAAGGCCTGA